From a single Salvelinus namaycush isolate Seneca unplaced genomic scaffold, SaNama_1.0 Scaffold127, whole genome shotgun sequence genomic region:
- the LOC120036255 gene encoding zinc finger and SCAN domain-containing protein 31-like, protein MSSLNYSTPAEEEVRWTEEEEEAVTVKQEVEDEAVTVKEEEKEVTVTEKDAFRVKEEEEGVFGVKMEGQITGTLKEEDEAEEETGDLSNTTGERPDSHSDSGESHSGEPDPETSKPARQHHCSECGKSFNLSQHLKSHKRTHTGEKPYHCSQCGKCFTRLDYLKSHKQIHSGEKPYSCSYCGKSIRWLGTLRSHERIHTQKKLYQCSLCGKRFTQLEALIMHE, encoded by the exons atgagttcactaaactactccactcctgctgaagaagaggtcCGCTGGacggaggaagaagaagaggctgttacagttaaacaagaagtagaggatgaggctgttactgtgaaagaagaagagaaagaagtTACCGTGACAGAGAAAGACgctttcagagtgaaagaggaggaggaaggagttTTCGGAGTGAAGATGGAGGGGCAGATTACTGGCACgttgaaagaggaggatgaggcggaagaggagacaggagatctgagtaacacca CAGGAGAGCgaccagactctcactctgacagcgggGAGAGTcattcaggggaaccagacccagagacgtccaaaccagcgAGACAACACCACTGTTCCGAGTGTGGAAAAAGTTTTAACCTATCACAACACCTGAAatcacacaagagaacacacacaggagaaaagccttaccactgttcccagtgtggaaagtgttttactcGGTTAGATTACCTGAAAAGTCATAAGCAAATAcactctggagagaagccttactcctgttcCTATTGTGGAAAAAGTATTAGGTGGTTAGGGACTCTGAGATcgcatgagcgaatacacacacaaaaaaagctaTACCAATGTTCCTTGTGTGGAAAGCGTTTTACCCAGTTAGAAGCCCTGATTATgcatgaa